A genomic stretch from Falco cherrug isolate bFalChe1 chromosome 1, bFalChe1.pri, whole genome shotgun sequence includes:
- the NSRP1 gene encoding nuclear speckle splicing regulatory protein 1 isoform X1: MAALSKQYGLIMPKKMPQKNLVSKKLSVFADDSDEEPSVGESLQKEALKKQAMKQTKLEIQKALEEDATVYEYDSIYDEMQQKKKESNARVLSGKDDKKPRYIQNILKAAEIRKKEQEKRMERKIQKEREMEGGEFAHKEAFVTSAYKKKLQERAEEEERERREAALEAYLDVTKQKDLSGFYRHLLNQRVGEEEMPKCSFREARIKEEKSESSYEDSNQRSKCPYEGQRLKPSAKKENNPDADTDLGTDSSDDDKRDKNSKVNLKKKKRRGSPVSSEEEAKHHRNQRHSRSPSSSGVEEELCTKAQTNHLTKRGENRPSRRGHDEQCREKDYDRSRTHEKNHQREREERHRYGDHTNKDNYRRREEQDDKQRGKERKEREGHGREWRKAKEREEKGSEKEREKERIRNGKGRYNDREKERGERCREKEDHMKDRREKHGSDEKKYRERREGTPASLEKDGEGDLEKERKGKEREVDEKGRSSSGVCSEQKRKAGEGGEKEEKEQAQKPPESMSKFAKRSNEETVMSARDRYLARQMARVSAKSYIEKEED, encoded by the exons CCATCTGTTGGTGAAAGTCTTCAGAAAGAAGCAttgaaaaaacaagcaatgaAACAG actaAGTTGGAGATTCAGAAGGCTTTGGAGGAAGACGCTACAGTGTACGAATATGACAGTATTTATGATgaaatgcagcagaagaaaaaagaaagtaatgcCAGAGTGTTATCtggaaaagatgacaaaaag CCCAGATACATCCAAAATATCCTCAAAGCAGCTGAGATTAGAAAGAaggagcaagaaaaaagaatggaaagaaaaattcagaaagaacGTGAAATGGAAGGAGGAGAGTTTGCTCACAAAGAGGCTTTTGTGACTTCAGCCTATAAGAAGAAGCTACAAGAAagggctgaggaggaggaaagagaaagaagagaggcaGCTCTTGAGG CGTACCTGGATGTGACTAAACAGAAGGATCTCAGTGGATTTTACAGACATCTTTTAAACCAGAGGGTAGGGGAAGAAGAGATGCCTAAATGCAGCTTCCGTGAAGCCAG gataaaggaagaaaaatctgaaagttcTTATGAAGACTCCAACCAAAGAAGCAAATGCCCATATGAAGGACAAAGACTGAAGCCCTCtgctaagaaagaaaataatccagaTGCTGATACCGACTTAGGAACTGATAGTAGTGATGATGATAAGAGGGACAAAAATAGTAAAGtaaatttgaaaaagaagaaaaggagagggagcCCTGTGAGCAGCGAAGAGGAGGCTAAACATCACAGGAACCAGAGACATTCCAGGTCACCAAGCTCATCCGGTGTAGAGGAAGAGCTGTGCACAAAAGCCCAAACAAATCATCTTACAAAGAGGGGAGAGAACAGACCAAGCAGAAGAGGACATGATGAACAATGCAGGGAAAAAGATTATGACAGAAGTAGAACCCATGAGAAGAATCaccaaagggaaagggaagagcgACATAGATATGGGGATCACACTAATAAAGATAACTACAGAAGGAGGGAAGAGCAAGATGATAAGCAAAGgggcaaggaaagaaaagagagggagggaCATGGCAGAGAATGGCGGAAggcaaaggagagagaagagaagggCTCAGAAAAGGAAcgagagaaagaaagaataagaaatgGTAAGGGCAGGTATAATgacagagagaaggagagaggagagagatgcagagaaaaggaagatcaTATGAAGGACAGGAGGGAGAAGCATGGTAGTGAtgagaagaaatacagagagaggagggaaggtaCTCCTGCATCTTTAGAAAAAGATGGAGAGGGTGAtctggagaaagagagaaagggaaaagagagagaggtgGATGAGAAGGGAAGATCCAGCTCTGGAGTTTGTTCTGAGCAGAAACGtaaagctggagaaggaggggagaaagaggagaaagaacaagCACAGAAACCACCTGAGAGCATGAGCAAATTTGCCAAACGGAGCAATGAAGAGACAGTCATGTCAGCAAGGGACCGCTACTTGGCAAGGCAAATGGCACGTGTCAGTGCTAAATCTTACATTGAGAAAGAAGAAGATTAA
- the NSRP1 gene encoding nuclear speckle splicing regulatory protein 1 isoform X2 — MTVFMMKCSRRKKKVMPECYLEKMTKRSIPENPRYIQNILKAAEIRKKEQEKRMERKIQKEREMEGGEFAHKEAFVTSAYKKKLQERAEEEERERREAALEAYLDVTKQKDLSGFYRHLLNQRVGEEEMPKCSFREARIKEEKSESSYEDSNQRSKCPYEGQRLKPSAKKENNPDADTDLGTDSSDDDKRDKNSKVNLKKKKRRGSPVSSEEEAKHHRNQRHSRSPSSSGVEEELCTKAQTNHLTKRGENRPSRRGHDEQCREKDYDRSRTHEKNHQREREERHRYGDHTNKDNYRRREEQDDKQRGKERKEREGHGREWRKAKEREEKGSEKEREKERIRNGKGRYNDREKERGERCREKEDHMKDRREKHGSDEKKYRERREGTPASLEKDGEGDLEKERKGKEREVDEKGRSSSGVCSEQKRKAGEGGEKEEKEQAQKPPESMSKFAKRSNEETVMSARDRYLARQMARVSAKSYIEKEED, encoded by the exons ATGACAGTATTTATGATgaaatgcagcagaagaaaaaagaaagtaatgcCAGAGTGTTATCtggaaaagatgacaaaaaggTCGATACCTGAAAAT CCCAGATACATCCAAAATATCCTCAAAGCAGCTGAGATTAGAAAGAaggagcaagaaaaaagaatggaaagaaaaattcagaaagaacGTGAAATGGAAGGAGGAGAGTTTGCTCACAAAGAGGCTTTTGTGACTTCAGCCTATAAGAAGAAGCTACAAGAAagggctgaggaggaggaaagagaaagaagagaggcaGCTCTTGAGG CGTACCTGGATGTGACTAAACAGAAGGATCTCAGTGGATTTTACAGACATCTTTTAAACCAGAGGGTAGGGGAAGAAGAGATGCCTAAATGCAGCTTCCGTGAAGCCAG gataaaggaagaaaaatctgaaagttcTTATGAAGACTCCAACCAAAGAAGCAAATGCCCATATGAAGGACAAAGACTGAAGCCCTCtgctaagaaagaaaataatccagaTGCTGATACCGACTTAGGAACTGATAGTAGTGATGATGATAAGAGGGACAAAAATAGTAAAGtaaatttgaaaaagaagaaaaggagagggagcCCTGTGAGCAGCGAAGAGGAGGCTAAACATCACAGGAACCAGAGACATTCCAGGTCACCAAGCTCATCCGGTGTAGAGGAAGAGCTGTGCACAAAAGCCCAAACAAATCATCTTACAAAGAGGGGAGAGAACAGACCAAGCAGAAGAGGACATGATGAACAATGCAGGGAAAAAGATTATGACAGAAGTAGAACCCATGAGAAGAATCaccaaagggaaagggaagagcgACATAGATATGGGGATCACACTAATAAAGATAACTACAGAAGGAGGGAAGAGCAAGATGATAAGCAAAGgggcaaggaaagaaaagagagggagggaCATGGCAGAGAATGGCGGAAggcaaaggagagagaagagaagggCTCAGAAAAGGAAcgagagaaagaaagaataagaaatgGTAAGGGCAGGTATAATgacagagagaaggagagaggagagagatgcagagaaaaggaagatcaTATGAAGGACAGGAGGGAGAAGCATGGTAGTGAtgagaagaaatacagagagaggagggaaggtaCTCCTGCATCTTTAGAAAAAGATGGAGAGGGTGAtctggagaaagagagaaagggaaaagagagagaggtgGATGAGAAGGGAAGATCCAGCTCTGGAGTTTGTTCTGAGCAGAAACGtaaagctggagaaggaggggagaaagaggagaaagaacaagCACAGAAACCACCTGAGAGCATGAGCAAATTTGCCAAACGGAGCAATGAAGAGACAGTCATGTCAGCAAGGGACCGCTACTTGGCAAGGCAAATGGCACGTGTCAGTGCTAAATCTTACATTGAGAAAGAAGAAGATTAA